From Microcoleus sp. FACHB-672, one genomic window encodes:
- a CDS encoding HhoA/HhoB/HtrA family serine endopeptidase, translating to MGFFKFFRALGHPITQVVAILLGAILAVSTLQVLPSAAAPAPLQLSPIALQGSNAPATRGGSFVTAAVNLVGPAVVRIDTERTVTRNADPVFDDPFFRRFFGDDLGQQLPREQHLRGQGSGFIIDSSGVILTNAHVVDNADKVTVTLKDGRTLEGQVRGTDEVTDLAVVKVNGGNLPVAPLGDSTQVQVGDWAIALGNPLGLDNTVTLGIVSTLKRSSAQAGIPDKRLDFIQTDAAINPGNSGGPLLNERGEVIGINTAIRAGANGIGFAIPIDKAKTVSAQLVKGEKVAHPYVGVQMVTLTPQIARENNQAPNSPFTVPEINGVLVMGVLPNTPAAAAGIRMGDVITEVNNQTVSSAEQLQNIVENSQVGQQLPFKVQRGNQTLPPLTMRTAQLESNAR from the coding sequence ATGGGATTTTTCAAGTTTTTTCGCGCTTTGGGGCACCCGATCACCCAGGTGGTGGCTATCTTGCTCGGAGCCATTTTAGCCGTGAGTACGCTACAAGTGCTGCCATCTGCGGCGGCACCGGCTCCCTTGCAGCTCTCACCCATCGCCCTTCAGGGTTCAAACGCCCCGGCAACCAGGGGTGGTAGCTTTGTGACTGCAGCGGTTAATTTGGTGGGACCGGCTGTGGTGAGAATCGATACAGAACGCACCGTCACCCGTAACGCCGATCCCGTGTTTGATGATCCCTTCTTCCGCCGGTTTTTTGGCGATGACTTGGGGCAACAACTGCCCCGCGAACAGCATTTGCGCGGACAGGGATCGGGCTTCATCATTGATAGCAGTGGCGTGATTTTGACGAATGCCCATGTGGTTGACAATGCAGATAAGGTAACCGTGACACTCAAGGATGGGCGCACCTTAGAAGGACAAGTGCGCGGTACGGATGAAGTAACGGATTTAGCAGTGGTTAAAGTCAATGGCGGTAACTTGCCGGTTGCCCCCTTGGGAGATTCTACTCAGGTGCAGGTGGGAGACTGGGCGATCGCACTCGGCAACCCCTTGGGATTGGATAACACCGTCACCCTGGGAATTGTCAGCACCCTGAAACGCTCTAGCGCTCAGGCCGGCATTCCTGATAAGCGTCTGGATTTCATTCAAACCGATGCTGCGATTAACCCCGGAAACTCCGGTGGGCCACTTCTCAACGAGCGAGGAGAAGTCATTGGGATTAATACCGCCATTCGTGCCGGTGCCAATGGAATTGGCTTTGCCATTCCTATTGATAAAGCCAAAACAGTTTCCGCCCAGTTGGTAAAAGGTGAAAAAGTCGCCCATCCTTATGTGGGTGTTCAAATGGTGACACTAACCCCACAAATTGCCAGAGAAAATAATCAGGCTCCAAATTCTCCATTCACTGTGCCAGAAATTAATGGCGTTTTAGTCATGGGAGTGCTGCCTAATACGCCGGCTGCGGCTGCCGGTATTCGCATGGGGGATGTAATTACTGAGGTTAATAACCAAACGGTCTCTAGTGCAGAACAGTTGCAAAATATTGTTGAAAATAGCCAGGTAGGTCAGCAATTGCCGTTCAAAGTGCAGCGCGGCAACCAAACCCTGCCCCCCTTAACGATGCGGACAGCGCAACTGGAAAGCAATGCTAGATAA
- a CDS encoding metal-sensing transcriptional repressor, with protein MIGTNSFTDKTLSLAGKDELGRLQDKDDLYSDHTHRDGHTAHPHVHTEESLRRLVNRLSRIEGHIRGIKTMVQESKPCPDVLVQVAAVRGALDRVARIILDEHLTECIARAAKEGNIDDEIEELKAALDRFLPREKKKDSGTKN; from the coding sequence ATGATTGGAACTAACTCGTTCACTGATAAAACCTTGTCCTTAGCCGGCAAAGATGAACTGGGCCGGCTTCAGGATAAAGACGACCTCTACAGCGATCACACTCATAGGGATGGCCATACCGCTCACCCTCACGTTCACACTGAAGAATCGCTGCGACGCCTTGTGAACCGGCTTTCTCGTATTGAAGGACATATCCGGGGAATTAAGACAATGGTGCAGGAAAGCAAACCCTGTCCAGATGTCTTGGTTCAGGTTGCCGCAGTTCGGGGGGCACTTGATCGTGTGGCCCGGATCATTTTAGATGAGCATTTAACTGAATGTATTGCACGAGCCGCAAAAGAGGGAAATATTGATGATGAAATTGAGGAACTAAAAGCAGCTCTCGACCGATTTTTACCTCGAGAAAAGAAAAAAGATTCGGGAACGAAAAACTAG
- a CDS encoding CHAT domain-containing protein, whose product MLRTMPVMGQDLSSVSVTDFILDRLNSMKKFKFLRNFCLAFVFVLVAAGPALTQIGNQSDGFPNLPEMTNTTTTTSNSSETSITDPSQGVNQTIESSEVSGSETSSSSGSSSSSSSSSSSSSSSVTAGKEVDRGGFEGIVQGGQTDQVVQAFEEAQAVDFGNQLGIPLYGKAPTIDEIAKALCNIHQATSKKPAINYIFAGEKGLDTLTIFPQCLTAATEQVNEPFARKFTPEAKRPTLEKVLQEFRSQVTNPRNIRSTSYLKSAQQLYQWIIAPMEPELQANNIDIIVFAMDAGLRSMPIAALHDGKQFLIEKYGVALIPSFGLTDSRYINLKDAQVLAMGASEFTEQNPLPAVPVELSEIVGEGGKWSGQKLLNEAFTLENFKLLNRQQHFQIIHLATHGEFQPGNVSNSYIQFWNEKLRMNELPQIAQELGWNAASTAPVELLVLSACRTALGDEQAELGFAGLTVQAGIKSALASLWYVSDAGTLALMNEFYKQLKLTANKAEALRQAQLSMLTGTVQVEGGQLRGSDQQVLTLPSGVATKSVNVSHPYFWSAFTLIGNWN is encoded by the coding sequence ATGTTACGAACAATGCCGGTGATGGGGCAAGATTTATCCTCGGTATCGGTTACGGATTTTATTTTAGATAGGTTAAATTCTATGAAAAAATTCAAGTTTTTACGCAATTTTTGTTTAGCTTTTGTCTTTGTTTTAGTTGCTGCCGGGCCTGCTCTTACTCAAATTGGAAACCAGTCGGATGGCTTTCCGAATCTTCCAGAAATGACTAATACGACAACGACAACATCTAACTCATCTGAAACCTCGATTACAGATCCCTCACAAGGTGTTAACCAAACCATTGAATCCTCAGAAGTATCTGGATCAGAAACGTCTAGCTCGTCTGGTTCATCTAGTTCGTCTAGCTCCTCTAGCTCTTCTAGCTCATCATCAGTAACCGCAGGAAAAGAAGTTGACAGAGGCGGTTTTGAGGGGATCGTGCAAGGTGGACAGACGGATCAGGTAGTCCAGGCATTTGAAGAGGCACAAGCAGTAGATTTTGGCAATCAACTTGGCATACCTCTTTATGGAAAAGCGCCGACAATTGATGAGATAGCAAAAGCACTGTGTAATATCCATCAAGCCACGAGTAAAAAGCCAGCCATCAATTATATTTTTGCAGGCGAAAAGGGGTTGGATACTTTAACAATTTTTCCGCAATGCCTAACGGCGGCTACTGAACAAGTTAATGAACCATTTGCTCGGAAATTCACTCCTGAAGCGAAGCGACCTACTCTTGAAAAAGTTCTCCAAGAGTTCCGTTCTCAAGTTACCAATCCCAGAAATATCCGCAGCACCAGTTACTTAAAATCTGCTCAACAACTTTATCAGTGGATCATCGCTCCGATGGAGCCTGAATTACAAGCGAATAATATCGATATTATTGTATTTGCGATGGATGCTGGTTTGCGCTCAATGCCAATCGCAGCTTTGCACGATGGCAAACAGTTTCTCATTGAAAAATATGGAGTTGCTTTAATTCCTAGCTTTGGCCTGACAGACAGTCGTTATATCAACTTGAAGGACGCGCAAGTTTTAGCAATGGGGGCTTCAGAATTTACCGAGCAAAATCCTTTGCCGGCAGTGCCGGTGGAGTTATCTGAAATTGTTGGAGAGGGGGGAAAGTGGAGCGGTCAAAAGTTGCTTAATGAAGCGTTTACTCTCGAAAACTTTAAATTACTAAACCGGCAGCAACATTTCCAGATTATTCACCTCGCCACTCACGGAGAATTTCAACCGGGAAATGTCAGTAATTCTTATATCCAGTTTTGGAATGAGAAACTCCGGATGAATGAACTGCCACAAATTGCCCAAGAATTAGGTTGGAATGCAGCTTCTACAGCGCCGGTGGAACTGCTGGTTTTGAGTGCTTGCCGAACTGCCTTGGGAGATGAACAGGCTGAATTGGGTTTTGCAGGATTAACCGTTCAAGCCGGCATCAAATCGGCTTTAGCAAGTCTTTGGTATGTCAGTGATGCCGGCACACTCGCCCTAATGAATGAGTTTTACAAGCAGTTGAAACTAACAGCGAATAAAGCAGAGGCGCTTCGGCAAGCACAATTGTCTATGTTAACAGGAACCGTTCAAGTGGAGGGAGGTCAATTGCGCGGTTCAGACCAGCAAGTTCTTACTCTCCCCAGCGGTGTGGCGACGAAAAGTGTGAATGTATCGCATCCCTATTTCTGGTCTGCGTTTACATTAATTGGTAATTGGAACTAA
- a CDS encoding S-layer homology domain-containing protein encodes MGATAVVVSFETSHAQPANPEQSALLDEETFSPAQPAASLSSQNSLIASQPASFAESAKKVTSFKPVISNPHLLKQELLQVFATSGAELLMPAGQRVPASSQSEVRQLSNSMPALTAPQVAQTPQFLAQELTFSDVRDHWAQSFIEALAAQDIIRGFPDGTFRPEAPVTRAQFAALIRKAFARNSVRNPIQFADVPANYWAYDAIQEAYSIGFLEGYPNNVFAPDQKIPRVEVLVSLANGLNLAKTGETTTILSGSFQDASSIPNYAQNSIAVATENQLIVNYPNVQNLNPNQVATRADVAAFIYQALANTGALPQLSVSDKASQYIVGYEPPQTPPPPITSSSAGDAPNLTPQPIVPGREQFVPERIPLRPVANTSQRQKLLASPGTTSVTPSAYGKSWRSVGVGAGFQARTRFTDESDGGIAVGFGLGNAQKAVGLDVGAAIFNLSDSFGDRGGVSFKLHRALPDDFAVAIGWQNAIVWGFTDAGSSVYGVASKMFRLQDSTEKPFSRLYLSAGVGNGQFRSEFDINDNKDTIGVFGSVAVRVAQPVNAIAEWTGQDLTLGVSFVPFQNVPLVITPAVTDVTNNAGDGARFILGIGYGFYFR; translated from the coding sequence ATGGGTGCTACTGCGGTTGTTGTTAGTTTTGAAACAAGTCACGCACAGCCGGCTAACCCTGAGCAATCTGCTTTGCTTGATGAAGAGACTTTTTCACCAGCGCAACCTGCAGCGTCTCTTTCATCACAAAATTCACTCATCGCTTCTCAACCGGCATCTTTTGCAGAATCAGCAAAAAAAGTCACTTCTTTTAAGCCGGTTATTTCTAACCCTCACCTTTTGAAGCAGGAGTTGCTGCAAGTCTTTGCAACCAGTGGCGCTGAATTATTGATGCCGGCAGGGCAAAGGGTGCCGGCTTCTAGCCAAAGCGAAGTAAGACAACTATCTAACTCGATGCCGGCACTCACTGCCCCACAAGTTGCTCAAACACCCCAGTTTTTGGCGCAAGAATTGACATTTTCAGATGTGCGGGATCACTGGGCACAAAGTTTTATCGAAGCCCTTGCCGCTCAGGATATCATTCGTGGGTTTCCGGATGGGACGTTTCGCCCGGAAGCGCCGGTGACGCGGGCGCAGTTTGCTGCACTGATCCGAAAAGCTTTTGCCAGAAATTCTGTTCGTAACCCGATTCAATTTGCCGACGTGCCGGCGAATTATTGGGCTTATGATGCGATTCAGGAAGCCTACAGCATCGGGTTTTTAGAAGGCTACCCCAATAATGTGTTTGCGCCCGATCAAAAGATTCCTCGTGTTGAGGTATTAGTCTCACTAGCTAATGGATTGAATCTGGCAAAAACGGGTGAGACAACAACAATTTTATCTGGCTCGTTTCAGGACGCCTCTAGTATTCCCAACTATGCCCAAAATAGTATCGCCGTTGCCACTGAAAATCAACTAATTGTTAATTACCCAAATGTGCAAAATCTCAACCCCAATCAAGTTGCCACACGGGCAGATGTAGCGGCTTTTATTTATCAAGCACTGGCTAACACCGGCGCACTGCCGCAGCTGAGCGTTTCTGATAAGGCATCTCAGTATATTGTGGGTTACGAACCCCCACAAACGCCGCCTCCGCCCATCACGTCTAGCAGTGCCGGTGACGCGCCGAATTTAACACCACAGCCAATTGTACCGGGACGAGAACAATTTGTACCAGAAAGAATACCTCTTCGTCCAGTTGCAAATACTTCACAACGACAGAAATTACTGGCATCTCCTGGAACCACTTCTGTTACCCCATCCGCTTATGGTAAATCTTGGAGAAGCGTTGGTGTTGGTGCCGGTTTTCAGGCGCGAACTCGATTCACTGACGAATCTGATGGTGGAATTGCTGTTGGTTTTGGATTAGGAAACGCTCAAAAAGCGGTAGGTTTGGATGTTGGGGCTGCTATTTTCAATCTTTCAGATAGTTTTGGGGATCGAGGAGGCGTCAGTTTCAAATTGCACCGTGCCCTTCCCGATGATTTTGCAGTGGCAATTGGGTGGCAGAATGCGATTGTTTGGGGTTTTACGGATGCCGGCAGCAGTGTTTATGGCGTTGCTAGTAAAATGTTTCGCCTTCAAGATAGTACGGAAAAACCCTTTAGTCGGCTTTATCTTTCTGCGGGAGTCGGTAATGGGCAATTTCGCTCTGAGTTTGATATTAATGACAATAAAGATACAATCGGTGTGTTCGGCAGTGTTGCAGTGCGAGTGGCTCAGCCGGTGAATGCAATTGCTGAGTGGACGGGGCAGGATTTAACACTAGGTGTTTCTTTTGTTCCTTTCCAGAATGTACCTTTAGTCATTACGCCGGCAGTTACGGATGTTACGAACAATGCCGGTGATGGGGCAAGATTTATCCTCGGTATCGGTTACGGATTTTATTTTAGATAG
- a CDS encoding glycoside hydrolase family protein, with translation MSRLKRIIAGSATAAGLVFLLSHWPGARWPQSGFDYVVKPQPLAMRGGDPYVRALMRTISASESNVSRPYSVLYGGEDAGNLSDHPDLCVKIVNGPNVNNCTTAAGRYQMLTTTWYEMAQRYHPDPSQFLFWHSYSFEPEFQDAVVYAWLSDSEAWGTDIPELLRQGRLQEVLKLLSGTWTSLGYGIEDNSMTGSLSAVYQEMLQEELRTAS, from the coding sequence GTGAGCAGACTCAAGCGTATTATTGCCGGCAGTGCCACTGCTGCCGGTTTGGTATTTTTACTATCGCATTGGCCGGGGGCTCGGTGGCCGCAATCGGGTTTTGACTATGTTGTGAAGCCCCAACCGCTCGCAATGCGCGGAGGCGATCCCTATGTTCGAGCGCTGATGCGAACGATCTCGGCCAGTGAGTCTAATGTTTCCAGACCTTATTCTGTTCTGTATGGTGGCGAGGATGCTGGGAATTTGAGCGATCATCCCGATCTCTGTGTGAAGATTGTCAATGGCCCGAATGTGAACAATTGCACCACGGCTGCCGGTCGCTATCAGATGCTGACAACGACGTGGTATGAAATGGCACAACGCTACCATCCTGATCCGTCCCAGTTTTTGTTTTGGCACTCCTACAGTTTTGAGCCAGAGTTTCAGGATGCGGTGGTTTACGCTTGGCTGAGTGACTCTGAGGCTTGGGGAACGGACATTCCCGAACTGCTGCGCCAAGGAAGATTACAAGAGGTGTTGAAATTGCTTTCTGGCACTTGGACGAGTTTAGGCTACGGAATCGAAGACAATTCGATGACCGGCTCTTTATCGGCAGTTTATCAAGAAATGTTGCAAGAGGAACTGCGGACGGCAAGCTGA
- a CDS encoding SDR family oxidoreductase codes for MKAFVAGATGQTGRRIVKELVKRQIPVRALVRNVEAAREILPAEVEFVTGDVLNADSLSAAIGDSTVVLCATGASPGFDPTGPYKVDFEGTKNLVDLSKTKGIQQFVLVSSLCTSQFFHPLNLFWLILVWKKRAEEYIQSSGLTYTIVRPGGLLNEDNDLPVKMSSADTQFDGRIPRTKVAQVCVEALFQPAARNKIVEVVAAAEAPEKSFEQLFASVA; via the coding sequence ATGAAAGCATTTGTAGCAGGAGCTACCGGCCAAACAGGTCGCCGGATCGTCAAAGAGTTAGTCAAGCGCCAAATTCCCGTCCGGGCTTTGGTTCGGAACGTAGAGGCTGCTAGAGAAATTTTGCCGGCAGAGGTGGAATTCGTCACTGGCGATGTTCTGAACGCAGACAGCCTCAGCGCTGCGATTGGCGACAGTACGGTAGTGTTGTGTGCCACCGGCGCAAGTCCTGGTTTCGATCCTACCGGCCCTTACAAAGTGGACTTTGAAGGCACGAAAAATCTAGTGGATCTTTCCAAAACAAAGGGAATCCAGCAGTTTGTCTTGGTGTCTTCCCTCTGTACCTCCCAATTTTTCCATCCGCTGAATTTGTTTTGGCTAATTTTGGTGTGGAAAAAACGCGCGGAAGAGTATATCCAGAGTAGTGGCCTGACTTACACAATTGTGCGGCCTGGTGGCCTTCTGAATGAGGATAATGATTTGCCGGTGAAGATGTCTTCGGCGGATACGCAGTTCGATGGTAGAATTCCCCGGACAAAGGTGGCACAGGTGTGTGTTGAAGCGTTGTTTCAACCGGCAGCCCGTAATAAAATTGTAGAAGTCGTTGCCGCAGCAGAGGCTCCGGAGAAATCCTTTGAGCAGCTATTTGCCAGCGTTGCTTGA
- a CDS encoding DUF1997 domain-containing protein, translated as MQSQASQPQMFQAPNAILAPASIAVSEQSEATSAEAAEPIWFRTHFVGSMVMYADAKTVTKYFDAHQDWFRRCAHPMKADPIGESGYALTVGRFGALGYQVEPKVGLNLLPQQDGVYLIKTIPVPNYTPPGYEVDFQAAQTLVEVPADLSDATHGQADKLSNAMTRVEWKLDLAVGVCLPKFIRALPQSTIQNNGDRLLAQIVKQVSRCLTHKVQEDFHASLGKPALEFFKKQSSQKRNVATCEQCH; from the coding sequence ATGCAGTCGCAAGCCAGTCAACCTCAAATGTTTCAAGCTCCCAATGCCATTTTAGCTCCAGCCTCCATCGCAGTTAGCGAGCAATCAGAAGCCACTTCAGCGGAGGCGGCGGAACCGATCTGGTTTCGCACGCACTTTGTTGGCAGCATGGTCATGTATGCCGACGCTAAGACAGTTACCAAGTATTTTGACGCCCACCAAGATTGGTTTCGCCGGTGCGCTCATCCGATGAAAGCAGATCCCATTGGAGAGAGCGGTTATGCTTTGACAGTCGGACGATTTGGGGCACTTGGCTATCAGGTAGAGCCGAAAGTGGGTCTTAACTTGTTACCGCAGCAAGACGGCGTTTACCTGATCAAAACGATCCCGGTGCCGAATTATACTCCTCCAGGCTATGAAGTTGACTTTCAAGCCGCCCAAACGTTGGTAGAAGTCCCCGCCGATCTTTCAGATGCCACACACGGGCAAGCCGACAAACTCAGCAATGCCATGACTCGTGTGGAGTGGAAGTTAGACTTAGCAGTTGGCGTGTGCTTGCCCAAGTTTATCCGAGCGTTGCCCCAGTCCACGATTCAAAATAATGGGGATCGGTTGTTAGCCCAAATTGTCAAACAAGTGTCGCGCTGCTTAACCCACAAAGTGCAAGAAGATTTCCACGCGTCTTTAGGCAAGCCGGCGTTGGAATTCTTTAAGAAACAATCTTCTCAGAAGCGAAATGTGGCTACTTGCGAACAGTGTCATTAG
- a CDS encoding DUF4079 domain-containing protein: MSLEIPAEVKVWSQFIHPIVMWVLFAASLYALYLGVLVRRTRNADGEKKKELIKGKFNVKHYQVGSVLLGAMVVTTLIGMGVTYINNGKLFIGPHLLAGLGMTGLIAVAASLSPYMQKGQNWARYTHIVLNLALLGLFGWQAVTGMDIVQRIISKM, encoded by the coding sequence ATGAGCTTGGAAATCCCGGCAGAAGTTAAAGTTTGGAGCCAATTTATCCACCCCATTGTGATGTGGGTGCTGTTCGCGGCTTCTCTTTACGCCCTGTATTTGGGTGTGCTAGTCCGGCGCACTCGCAACGCAGACGGTGAGAAAAAGAAAGAGCTGATCAAAGGTAAGTTCAACGTCAAGCACTACCAAGTCGGTTCGGTGCTCTTAGGGGCGATGGTTGTCACCACATTGATCGGCATGGGCGTGACTTATATCAATAACGGTAAGCTATTTATCGGGCCTCACTTATTGGCCGGTTTGGGCATGACGGGACTCATTGCCGTTGCTGCGTCCCTGTCGCCTTATATGCAAAAAGGACAAAATTGGGCGCGTTACACCCACATCGTTCTGAATTTAGCGCTGTTGGGGTTGTTTGGGTGGCAGGCTGTAACCGGCATGGATATTGTTCAAAGGATTATCAGCAAAATGTAA
- a CDS encoding hemerythrin domain-containing protein has product MATTIDDTKRLAIGERLADLLAFQKFVISNDQKLLADCPYEDIRERLQNMLEDDQKNLGIVETVIVQYGIQSESNDATKKFLQQFEQMMDGEGLSYYQRLIQHELLKHGQAMSGIVIHKAAQVVGADIELAIGPLNTVNFEGRAHQEQLKGMLELVGVREMTGKDPDQGLWARVQDAIAAFSGVAGSVMTQNTDKQDMNIQTLIRLDHNKVNTIFTEIGATKDPQKLQEYFAQLYKDLLAHAQAEEEIVYPRVRSFYGDDNTQELFDEQKEMKRMLDEIKSIDTASADEFRSKVKQLMEAVGDHIRQEESTMFAAIDKNCNDSQKEQMATEFKAAKKKIQEEMAASMK; this is encoded by the coding sequence ATGGCTACAACGATAGATGATACAAAGCGGCTAGCAATTGGCGAAAGATTAGCCGACCTGTTAGCATTTCAAAAATTTGTGATCTCTAACGATCAAAAACTATTAGCAGATTGCCCTTACGAAGATATTCGTGAACGTCTCCAAAATATGCTTGAGGATGACCAAAAAAACCTAGGCATTGTAGAGACTGTAATCGTTCAATACGGCATCCAGTCTGAGTCAAATGATGCAACCAAGAAATTTCTGCAGCAGTTTGAGCAGATGATGGACGGCGAGGGGTTGTCTTACTACCAGCGACTCATTCAGCATGAACTACTCAAGCATGGTCAAGCCATGAGTGGAATCGTTATCCACAAAGCCGCGCAGGTGGTAGGAGCTGATATTGAATTAGCAATTGGGCCTTTGAATACCGTCAATTTCGAGGGTCGTGCTCACCAAGAACAGCTTAAAGGAATGCTCGAATTGGTGGGTGTGCGCGAAATGACCGGCAAAGATCCAGATCAGGGACTCTGGGCACGGGTGCAAGATGCAATCGCTGCATTTTCAGGGGTTGCCGGCAGCGTGATGACCCAAAATACTGACAAACAGGATATGAATATCCAGACCCTTATCCGGCTGGATCACAATAAGGTGAATACTATCTTCACCGAAATTGGAGCGACGAAAGATCCTCAAAAGCTCCAAGAGTATTTCGCACAACTGTACAAAGATTTGTTAGCACACGCTCAAGCTGAAGAAGAAATCGTCTATCCAAGAGTTCGCTCCTTCTATGGCGACGATAATACTCAAGAGCTGTTTGATGAGCAAAAAGAAATGAAGCGGATGCTAGACGAAATCAAGTCTATTGATACCGCTTCAGCCGACGAATTCCGCTCAAAAGTTAAACAGCTAATGGAGGCTGTTGGCGATCACATTCGTCAGGAAGAAAGCACGATGTTCGCAGCAATCGACAAAAATTGCAACGACTCGCAAAAAGAGCAAATGGCAACTGAATTCAAGGCTGCTAAAAAGAAAATTCAGGAAGAAATGGCAGCCTCTATGAAATAA
- a CDS encoding cupin domain-containing protein — translation MPQLIEQPVRIEAVGNKPKLIDEYIGRISTETEALSIALMRSPSGWVEPGQCPKFDEFTVVLKGTLCVEFENGKMEVCAGQAVITKKGEWVRYSTPTEEGAEYIAVCLPAFSPDTVCRDSI, via the coding sequence ATGCCACAACTCATTGAACAACCAGTCCGTATTGAAGCAGTTGGTAACAAACCCAAACTGATTGACGAGTACATCGGTCGGATTAGCACGGAAACGGAAGCACTTAGCATCGCTCTCATGCGTTCTCCTAGCGGGTGGGTTGAACCTGGGCAATGTCCGAAATTTGATGAATTTACTGTTGTTCTTAAAGGCACGCTTTGCGTCGAGTTTGAAAACGGAAAGATGGAGGTGTGTGCGGGACAGGCTGTGATTACGAAAAAAGGAGAATGGGTGCGTTACAGCACACCGACTGAAGAAGGAGCAGAATATATTGCTGTTTGCTTGCCGGCATTTTCGCCCGATACTGTCTGTCGGGACTCTATTTAA
- the phaE gene encoding class III poly(R)-hydroxyalkanoic acid synthase subunit PhaE has product MNSSDVKTTPDQAELWQIYLKGMQKLAQLWAESLEQSLKIAGKKMVGEQSGFLEITELYWSIYERTFGSALQSPNFGYSREFNNKLLKGFDAWIQFTKATFDYQGVLVEVWMKAFEELMRELASSEETGKTVQNWQQLLQVWSGAFDRVFAQKFGSEDAVALQGKFLNAAMTYKFQQQQLTEVFLKMYNLPTRSEIDEIHRNIYELRKEIKSLNKALVESQAKG; this is encoded by the coding sequence ATGAATAGCTCAGATGTCAAGACGACCCCAGATCAGGCCGAGTTGTGGCAAATTTACCTGAAGGGAATGCAAAAATTAGCTCAGCTTTGGGCAGAATCACTAGAGCAATCATTAAAGATTGCCGGCAAAAAGATGGTTGGCGAACAATCAGGATTTCTCGAAATAACTGAACTCTACTGGAGCATCTATGAAAGAACCTTTGGCAGCGCTCTGCAAAGCCCAAACTTCGGGTACAGCCGTGAGTTTAACAACAAACTGCTGAAGGGTTTTGATGCTTGGATACAATTTACCAAGGCAACTTTTGATTATCAAGGCGTGCTGGTTGAGGTTTGGATGAAAGCCTTTGAGGAACTGATGCGGGAGTTGGCATCTTCCGAGGAAACGGGTAAAACCGTTCAAAACTGGCAGCAGCTTTTACAAGTCTGGAGTGGTGCATTTGACCGAGTATTCGCACAGAAATTTGGTTCAGAAGATGCTGTTGCACTTCAGGGGAAATTCTTAAACGCAGCCATGACCTATAAATTCCAGCAGCAACAGCTAACGGAAGTGTTTTTGAAAATGTATAATTTGCCGACCCGGAGCGAAATAGACGAGATTCATCGCAACATTTATGAGCTGCGGAAGGAAATTAAAAGCCTTAACAAAGCTTTGGTAGAATCCCAGGCTAAAGGTTGA